A single Novosphingobium sp. SL115 DNA region contains:
- a CDS encoding MarR family transcriptional regulator, with product MSRDVPIRAVSRSLDALKVINRYGRITLGDIAKEVDVPYVTACRIVQTLVVEGLIVREPSRNHYRPTALVQHLVSGFAHEDDLVRISRPLLSDFTRESGWPVSVSIPIAGDMMMRVSTHASAILLNERCFPGFTQAVASSVPGRLALACGAGTMRSGGHLAEDRNGYGLNPRSTSSIAVPVFVKGGFVAALTMTFTTRHLSVARALPQYLPQLQSTAAAIAHDLARGIGPAAAPAAASVQQSGHQPISLP from the coding sequence ATGAGCCGGGACGTTCCCATTCGGGCGGTGTCGCGGTCGCTTGATGCGCTGAAAGTGATTAACCGATATGGCAGGATTACGCTGGGTGACATCGCCAAAGAGGTTGATGTCCCCTATGTCACCGCATGCCGCATTGTGCAGACGCTGGTGGTCGAAGGGTTGATCGTGCGCGAACCTTCGCGCAATCACTATCGCCCCACCGCGCTGGTTCAGCACCTTGTTTCGGGGTTTGCGCATGAAGACGATCTGGTGCGGATATCGCGTCCGCTGCTGTCAGATTTTACCCGTGAATCTGGCTGGCCGGTATCGGTTTCCATTCCCATTGCGGGCGACATGATGATGCGGGTCAGCACCCATGCCAGCGCCATCCTGCTGAACGAACGCTGCTTTCCCGGTTTCACGCAAGCCGTGGCCAGCAGCGTTCCGGGCCGTCTTGCGTTGGCATGCGGCGCTGGCACCATGCGCTCCGGTGGCCATCTGGCGGAAGATCGCAATGGCTATGGATTGAACCCGCGTAGCACGTCGTCCATCGCAGTGCCGGTGTTTGTGAAAGGCGGCTTTGTGGCTGCGCTGACGATGACATTCACCACCCGCCACCTGTCTGTGGCAAGGGCGTTGCCGCAATATCTGCCGCAGTTGCAATCCACTGCGGCTGCCATTGCTCACGATCTGGCGCGGGGTATTGGCCCGGCTGCTGCCCCGGCCGCTGCCAGTGTGCAGCAGTCGGGGCATCAACCGATCAGTCTACCTTGA
- a CDS encoding zinc-dependent alcohol dehydrogenase family protein has translation MKAYELGPQNGLESLTQTTRPDPVAGPGEAVLKVRYVCLNNRDIQILEGRYGAKKAEDRVPFSEGVGEVVAVGDGVAGIAVGDRAVLAHFVTWIDGPFEMRHFGADLGTSLDGWMAEYVKVPAAALVKIPAAITDEQAAPLAAATLTAWHAVVEVGQVRAGDLVVALGTGGVAMAALQIAKANGAFVAITSSSDEKLEQARKLGADYTVNYATHPDWAAELQRQTGGRGADIVVETGGQHTLPQSINACGVNARIVIIGVGAADGPLPNYGGIIGKNITLKGIAEGSRAMLARLVRAMEANGFAPVVDRVFGFDEAVDACRYLKSGSHIGKVLIKVD, from the coding sequence GTGAAAGCCTATGAACTCGGCCCCCAGAACGGGCTTGAATCGTTGACCCAGACCACCCGCCCCGATCCGGTGGCGGGGCCGGGTGAAGCGGTTCTGAAAGTCCGCTATGTGTGCCTGAACAACCGCGACATCCAGATTCTGGAAGGCCGCTATGGCGCGAAGAAGGCTGAAGACCGCGTGCCCTTTTCCGAAGGCGTGGGCGAAGTGGTGGCCGTGGGCGATGGCGTTGCAGGCATTGCCGTGGGCGACCGCGCGGTGCTGGCGCACTTCGTTACGTGGATCGACGGTCCGTTCGAAATGCGCCACTTCGGCGCCGATCTTGGCACCAGCCTTGATGGGTGGATGGCCGAATATGTGAAGGTGCCAGCAGCCGCGCTGGTGAAAATCCCCGCCGCCATCACCGACGAACAGGCCGCCCCGCTGGCCGCAGCAACGCTGACCGCGTGGCATGCTGTGGTCGAAGTGGGCCAGGTGCGCGCGGGCGATCTGGTGGTGGCACTGGGCACCGGCGGCGTTGCCATGGCCGCACTGCAAATTGCCAAGGCCAATGGCGCGTTCGTGGCGATCACGTCATCCAGCGATGAAAAGCTGGAACAGGCACGCAAGCTGGGCGCGGACTATACCGTCAACTATGCCACGCACCCTGATTGGGCCGCGGAACTGCAGCGCCAGACCGGCGGACGCGGGGCCGATATCGTGGTGGAAACCGGTGGCCAGCACACCCTGCCCCAGTCGATCAACGCCTGCGGCGTGAATGCGCGCATCGTCATCATTGGCGTCGGCGCGGCGGATGGCCCGCTGCCTAACTATGGCGGGATCATCGGCAAGAACATTACGCTGAAGGGCATTGCCGAAGGCAGCCGGGCCATGCTGGCGCGTCTTGTCCGCGCAATGGAAGCCAATGGCTTTGCCCCGGTTGTGGACCGCGTGTTCGGCTTTGACGAAGCGGTCGATGCTTGCCGTTACCTGAAGTCGGGTTCGCACATCGGCAAGGTGCTTATCAAGGTAGACTGA
- a CDS encoding polysaccharide deacetylase family protein gives MSLDPGYLEYPRRRAGYDHDLYPYSALPTRKPISWPDGKGVATWIVVSLEWFPITPSDTPFRAPGHMQTAYPDYRHYTAREYGTRIGFYRLLDAFAKAGVNVSVAANGAIAQRYPSVIRDIVDAGHEIIAHSTDMNGTIASTLPVDAERALIRDSIAALSDVAGAAPRGWHSIARSQSFATTDLLVEAGIEYCCDWANDEVPWAFNNGLINLPLNHELSDRQILNVQQQSVDSYAEQMLDAHDWLAGEADSHGGRMLPLHLTPYIIGLPYRMDAFERLLAELTQRPATWFARGCDILDSYRSQM, from the coding sequence ATGAGCCTTGATCCCGGTTATCTTGAATATCCGCGCCGCCGGGCCGGGTATGACCACGACCTTTACCCCTATTCCGCGCTGCCCACGCGCAAACCGATTTCGTGGCCGGATGGCAAAGGTGTGGCGACGTGGATCGTCGTGAGCCTGGAATGGTTTCCGATCACGCCTTCGGACACGCCTTTCCGTGCGCCCGGCCACATGCAGACGGCATACCCGGATTATCGCCATTACACCGCGCGTGAATATGGCACCCGCATCGGGTTTTACCGCTTGCTGGATGCCTTTGCGAAGGCGGGCGTAAACGTATCAGTGGCGGCCAACGGCGCGATTGCGCAGCGGTATCCATCGGTGATCCGCGATATTGTGGACGCAGGGCACGAGATCATCGCCCATTCAACCGACATGAACGGCACTATCGCATCAACCCTGCCGGTGGATGCGGAACGCGCGCTGATCCGCGACAGCATTGCCGCGTTATCCGATGTGGCAGGTGCCGCACCGCGCGGGTGGCATTCCATCGCGCGGTCGCAGAGCTTCGCCACCACTGACCTGCTGGTCGAAGCGGGCATCGAATATTGCTGTGACTGGGCCAATGACGAAGTGCCGTGGGCGTTCAACAACGGCCTTATCAACCTGCCGCTGAACCATGAACTGTCCGACCGGCAGATCCTGAACGTGCAGCAGCAGTCGGTCGACAGCTATGCCGAGCAGATGCTGGACGCGCATGACTGGCTGGCGGGTGAAGCCGATAGCCATGGCGGGCGGATGCTGCCGCTGCATCTGACGCCTTATATTATCGGCCTGCCTTACCGCATGGATGCGTTCGAGCGTCTGCTGGCCGAGCTTACCCAAAGACCCGCGACATGGTTTGCCCGCGGGTGCGATATCCTTGATTCCTACAGGAGCCAGATGTGA
- a CDS encoding polysaccharide deacetylase family protein → MQEGASDPGLYDFAPYRGRKPIVWPGGKKVAVWVSPNLEYYEIDPPANPHRKSWGRPHPDVVGYSHRDHANRVGHWRMADVMTRHGFPGSVSLSVALCQHHPDVVADANARGWEFFSHGIYNTRYSYGMDERQERAIIEDSIRTVRDATGQTIRGWLAPALTHTPRTLDLIAEYGLDYTCDLYHDDQPQRVKTASGDLISMPYSLEVNDHYGFFIYNMSPREYAQTLIRQFERLAGEQSGTVMCIPLHSYLIGQPHRIGAFEEVLRHIAADGRAWITRAGDIADAWRAAQTGDDA, encoded by the coding sequence ATGCAGGAAGGCGCTTCTGATCCCGGTCTTTATGACTTCGCGCCCTATCGCGGGCGCAAGCCGATTGTCTGGCCGGGCGGCAAGAAAGTGGCGGTGTGGGTTTCGCCCAATCTTGAATATTACGAGATTGACCCGCCCGCGAACCCGCATCGCAAATCCTGGGGCCGGCCGCACCCCGATGTCGTAGGCTATTCCCACCGTGACCATGCCAACCGCGTGGGCCACTGGCGCATGGCCGATGTGATGACCCGCCACGGCTTTCCCGGCTCGGTCAGCCTGTCGGTGGCGCTGTGCCAGCACCACCCCGATGTGGTGGCCGATGCCAATGCACGCGGGTGGGAGTTCTTCAGCCACGGCATTTACAACACCCGCTATTCCTACGGCATGGACGAGCGCCAAGAACGCGCGATCATCGAGGATTCGATCCGCACCGTGCGCGATGCCACTGGGCAGACCATTCGCGGCTGGCTGGCCCCTGCGCTGACGCATACCCCGCGCACGCTGGACCTGATTGCCGAATACGGGCTGGATTACACCTGCGACCTATATCACGACGATCAGCCGCAGCGGGTGAAGACCGCCAGTGGCGACCTGATCTCGATGCCTTACAGCCTTGAGGTCAACGACCATTATGGCTTCTTCATCTACAACATGTCGCCGCGCGAATATGCGCAGACTTTGATCCGCCAGTTTGAACGGCTGGCCGGTGAACAGTCCGGCACGGTTATGTGCATTCCGCTGCATTCCTATCTGATCGGCCAGCCGCACCGCATCGGCGCGTTTGAGGAAGTGCTGCGCCACATTGCCGCCGATGGCCGGGCATGGATAACGCGGGCGGGAGACATTGCCGATGCGTGGAGAGCAGCACAGACGGGAGACGACGCATGA
- a CDS encoding isochorismatase family protein gives MSIVGTKMICEDKTARQIFEEVMANPARTKFGFGEKLAIVNVDFQNAYTRIDRYKTAYETDPRQIEHTNTISRLAREKGMPVIWTHVAYAEDASDAGVWGTRTNTPDSLQNIKYDSDRHAFDDRCEIDPADMVYTKRMPSAFFETPLQSLLVWHKVDTVVITGGSTSGCIRATAVDSLSRGYRTIVPIETCADKHESYHFANLTDLQLKYADVEPVQTVIDWLEAR, from the coding sequence ATGAGCATCGTGGGCACGAAAATGATCTGTGAGGACAAGACCGCACGGCAGATTTTCGAAGAAGTGATGGCCAACCCGGCGCGCACGAAATTTGGCTTTGGCGAAAAGCTGGCCATCGTGAACGTCGATTTCCAGAACGCCTATACCCGGATCGACCGTTACAAGACGGCCTACGAAACCGACCCGCGCCAGATCGAACATACCAACACCATTTCGCGGCTTGCGCGCGAAAAGGGTATGCCGGTGATCTGGACGCATGTTGCCTATGCCGAGGATGCCAGCGACGCGGGCGTGTGGGGCACGCGCACCAACACGCCGGATTCATTGCAGAACATCAAATACGATTCCGACCGCCACGCCTTTGATGACCGGTGCGAGATCGACCCTGCCGACATGGTCTATACCAAGCGGATGCCGTCAGCGTTCTTCGAAACGCCGCTGCAAAGCCTGCTGGTGTGGCACAAGGTCGATACCGTGGTCATTACCGGCGGATCGACATCGGGCTGCATCCGCGCAACGGCAGTGGACAGCCTGAGCCGGGGATACCGCACCATCGTTCCGATCGAAACGTGCGCGGACAAGCACGAGAGCTATCACTTCGCCAACCTGACCGACCTGCAACTGAAGTATGCCGATGTTGAACCGGTGCAGACTGTGATCGACTGGCTGGAGGCACGCTGA